The window gggaggcacagccacacccccagtgcttgactgacagcctgtataatggtgtgaggctgtataatgatgtgcctcttggtgctggtggccacaccccctgcagcctgtgtgtgcatgtgtgtgtgtgtataggagagatacagcagctccaggcagccatgttacagcagaacatgtcagattcatgtgtagctgatgtctgtgtctctcacctgtatattaggaggatgcagcatgtcagcagatgcagcacacacactagccatgctttacaacacattacacacagacatgagcagggggaggagaggggaggtgtaacaggggtgacatcactgcctctgaccatgtgaccagcctcatttacataataaagaatagatgattttacaatgaataatgtatgaaataactagataaaggctgggatgggatccttgtgagctgctccaacaggtagtagtgacaggacaagtgacacagacctgatgacaggtgtcctttaaagatagtttttaacccctttacttacaaatttactcagttttattgctatttattGGCATATTATCagtcctctgtgctatgagatgctgcatgctcacaatgtgcttagaCTATCTGGGTCCAGGATTTAGCTACACGTTCATTTAGCTTCTATAGTAGTATCTGccacagagaaaaagagagatgagacaggcgagagatgatgagatccatgaaatggatataacacacaatgccaCCCAGggacgattctagcatattttcgGCCTGAGACAAATATTAAAATGCCagtgacaatctcttccatcaggaggactttattctccAATCGATCATGTATAACTGTGGAATCCACAGCCAGAtagcttcagctccgtgcagcatctccacccggcgtcccttaaaataccacagtcacttacagcatAAAGTCACCTCGATAACAACACTGtggtcctaaataatatatacccctcacaacacaactgacctcactctccacctatataaaacatcccttcattatatatattctactggaattatagcatgcacagcacaccaatcaatatacaacacccctaatttattaatacagacccccccccccaacatttggtttacatgatgcaaagtaatctatccTTGTATCCTATaaataatatatcccaccctgttattatgttacatatgaatttatatacagtgctaccctgaccaatgtaaatatatagcaccccctaatgaatatatactgtatataatttattttcataTATTCTCATATATTAAAAGTGTTgttcaccccccaattaaattatatacagctcccatatgaATACATACAGACCCCCCCTGTATAAACCATATGTGACctaatataactgtatatagaaccccccagtataaacagtatccgtCCCCATATGAATGTAtatagaccccccccagtatatacatatatacagccccccaagtataaaacaaATGTGAaccccatatacatatatacagccctatcccccccccccccccccgcagtgaaCAAAACAAATCTGGCcccgtatacatatatacagtgccccccccccccccgagtataaaacaaatctggccctatatatatatatatatatatatatatatatatatatatatacaaccccgaaagtataaaacaaatctggccccaaatacacatatacagccccccaagtataaaacaaatctggccccatatacatatataaagcccccctgtgTCAGGtttgctagggagaatgctgggacttctggttcttctggtggtaccagcagtgttctccgacccccggcgcgtatctgcACAAACTCTGCCTCTCGTccagggcagcggctgctaagatctcgcgctgtctaggagttgtgttaggaactgctgggacttgtggtacctctgcatgctgcctgcttgttctgcaccatgaggggttaattcccagaagctgtccagctcctatcaggttctggaggtggagttctggctgcataaattgcagcttcactagtcacctgtgccagtgtttgaaatcccttcatcactcgctcgctgcattaggttgtcttgctctgtatctgtataggaattgttgtgacctcggctagtttttgacattgactctttgctttctgactttgttcttgacgtaccctctcgttgtgacctcggctagtttaccattcttttgtgttttatgtttgtcagtctgtttgtgttttccttcccacacttatccagtgtatttcgagtcttcaagtagtcgccccacggtttagcgtggggggggggggggctataggaagagacagaggttggggcaagctcagggcacactatcccctgtcttctgtgttacccaacacTAACACCCTGAGCATAAAACAAATCTGgcgccatatacatatatacagacccccacgtataaaacaaatctggccccatatacatatatacagcccccccagtataagacaAATCTAGCcctatgtaaatatatacagccccacagtataaaagaaatctggccccatataaatatatatagaagcGCCCAACCCCTACCCCGTTATAGCTGTATTCGCCTCTTAGAAATATATATAGCGACATTTAATTAATAagtgtacatgaaaaataataaaactgataCTAACCTCCAGGCAGGGTGCTCCCATGGCGTGTGGCTCTCCTCTTCTCGCGGCTATTCCATCAGCCGCGGCTCCGCTCAGAAACACAGGcagcgtgacgtcatcatccgcccCCTGTGTCCATTGCATAGAACGGAGCAATGCCAGCAGCCGGAAAGACACTGCGTTGCTCCGCTTATAagacctgtgtcttaaagagacagatgCGATTTAATTATCTGGTGGGTGATTCGAGTGGCAACGGGCGCCCGAATCGTCCACATTAGAGTGTCAAATTTCGCCGCTCTCCTAAGGGCTCCGCATTCTGCCAcctgaggcaagatgaaaatctggCAGATGCGACCCTGATGACACCCTGCTAACTcaactataacacacactgtcagatctgcaatatctcagctataacacactatCAGCTTTGCtatacctccttcccctgctatatctACATACTAGTACTTcacgtgtcggtaaggggttaataaatgtgggcccatgtgttttgttatgtgtgtgtgtgtaaatgtgggggCAGGATACTAGATAACttaccaaaatacatctattaaatgttctgaaAGGCTTAATATGTAAAGCAGAGGCACTTGTTCACACATTGATAATATCGCTTGTCATTTAGGTCTTAAGTTTGCGGATCTCCGCCGGTAACTTGAGTTACCGGTAACTGGAATTAATTATTTTAACTGTGGTTCTGTTTGTAAGATGGCCAGTATGTTTTAATGGTTTCCAACATTTTATCCAAATGTTTCTAAGTAGTAATTGAGGCTTGCTTGAGAGGGTTGCATTTTGATGTTTGGACATGAAAGTGAATCTGTTGTAGTCATCCCTGGCTCCtatatatgttttctttatatggTTCTATTTGAGTAGCCTCACTCCTTGAATCTCAACCTAATGCCTGCTGTCCAGCACAGAACTTCAACTCTTTCTTTTATAAACAGTAtggtgatatcacagtactattactcctaacctgtatatatatattatgggaatatcacactactactactactcctaacctgtgtAATagggcattgcacagtactaaTGTTCCTATCCGGTATATTTcagtacagcacactactactcttACTATCCTTTATatgaggacacagcacagtacttctactctcaTCCAgcataagggcacagcacagtactactactcctatcctatataaatGGGTACAGTACTTCTTACAGTACTACTAATTTTATCTTTTGTATAGACTCCCAGTATTACTACTCCTTTTCTTTATTTATAGGCCATATATAGTCAAGAAATGTAGTTCCGGTTACCTGGCAGGGTTCCCTGGAACTACAATACTGAGGCAGAACAAATACATGGTTTACTGGAGAGATTTATTTGAGAGGTTTATTGAACAATTCACATGGTTTATCATAGTGAAGTGATGCAATAGCTCGTCAATAGACAGCCATCACTTACTAAAAGCCAGAGTCAGGCCCTGTATATTGCCAATGAGGGTGGgaagtaaaaaatagaaaatgaacgttagataaaaaaaaattgatgctgTTAAGCGGTTAAAAACGACACATCACCCTGAAAAAATAAGACACCATAAAGCTATAGGGacctaaaaataaaaagcaaagctTGTAGAAAAGCCAAAAAGAAAACAATGAAATAGCCCTGTCATTAAGGGATTAACCTGGTATTTTTCctaaaaatggttaaaaactgTGCAGTTCAATAATCAAAATATATTGATCATTGTCAGGTTCATGTCATCCTGATTTTCAATAAAGTTATACAAAATGCAATCATGAGAGAAGGGTActctgggaattgtagttttacACGCTGTAAACACTGCCCGGCGACGTGAGTGACGCTGCTTTTGGTGGTCTCTCTGAAGCTAGTGATTGAGTTATGGTTCTGTGCACACTGTGAGCAGCTACAACCTTCTTACTGGACTTGTAATCTCCTCTCTCTCAGGTCAGAAGCCTCAGGAAGACATGCAGGTCGGATGTCTCTCCTTCCGCCAGCCATATGCGGGACTGCTATTAAACGGAGTCAAGACAGTGGAGAcacgctggcgccccctgctggctgactacaggaaCAGCACGCTAGCTGTGCACATCGCTGTCAGGGACTGGGAGCAGCAGGACTGGAGGGACATTGTGCAGGACAGACTGGGGATGTCACATGTGCAGGTGCAGCAGCTGTTACATGAAGGGGAGCAGTTCGGCAGAGGAGTCATCGCAGGTGGGGCCATGTATTATTAGTTATTATCATTGTCAACTGCTTCCGCTATGTTAGCTACTTCCTCCCATTGCTGTGGTCAATAGATTCTGTTCTATTAGATGACGGCCACTTGTCAAATGAAAAAAATCATGTTAACTCTGCCACAAAAATGCAagcaaccaggggcgtaactacagcggtagcagccgctatgggggccgcagtgtcagggggccccgtcatctgacctgacacaataaagaatggaggacatgcaccattatatctatattgtactgcacactgtccagcataatatgtatataacatatactgtgatgtatatatgcagtatctgtgatgtgtataaggtctgtatgttgcatatggcactgtatgtgtgtgtatattctgtgtgtgcacatgagtgtatttatatgtgagtatactaatatgtatattttttaagtgggaaggggggccccatgcagtagcctgctagggggccctgtctctcctagttacgccactgctagcAACAGCAGGTCAGTTCAGTTTCTGCTGCTCTGCGTTTGAGCTGGAcgttccagccagcacatgctTCATGTTTGACGGATCAAACTTGCTTGTGTGTAACCAGccatagggtgatgccacacgtggtgttttggtcCATTTTTGAGCGTGCgtattcagtccatttaaaaacgcatgcgtttttaaaatgcatcagtATTTTCACCGTTTACCATGCgtgtggctgctttgaacctgttaaTCTATTAAGATCAAAGAGCATGCATGTTAAAAACACccatagggtgaagacacacgtggcgtttttgggccgttttttgacGCACGCATTTTTTACgatctaaaaacggcctaaaaaacgccacgtgtgtcttcacccatacACCTTGCATGTTGTTAATGTGGTTAATTGTTTTGTAtctgataccctgtttccccgaaacaggtcttattttcaggggatgtcttatatttccatgaaaaataatttgcatttattgttggacaaaaaaaatcaacttctctaacatccttatgtctctccaaacttatttcatgctgaatttcttgtgactcaatttctattggaatcattggccccaatctctcatgtttagcaatggcactttccttaaatgatccccttccaggtagctgcttgtatcacatttgcagcgcaACAGTCAGATTTTAGCccacaatttttttccccgcatgtcacaacctcttgtggtatctaaatgatctactaatactaatgtaaaacacgggggagctgctgcaatggctgccgctaggtcttcttttcaggggaggccttatatttctaagcttgaacaaaattctaCTAGGTATTATTTTCagaggatgtcctattttaggggaaacagggtatttggCTTGGAGAGACTGAGTACATAGCTGATCCCATCATGATGCAGGAAGTTTGGGTCATTGGACAGGATTTGTTGCAATGATACAGTCACATTGTGTATTATTTTGACAGGACTGATTGACATTGGAGACACCTGGCAGCATACTGATGATGTCCCCGTTGAAGAAACCATTGAACTTGAGAATAAAGCCTTGTTAATGGGACTGCAAGGAAAGTACCTGACCCATGTTTCCAATGCCAGGTGGTTATTACAACCAATTCCAGCCAGAGGCGGCAAAGATGTTTGGCAAGTGACAATACCAGAAGAAGTCATTCCCTGTTAAATATATGGCAAAGAATTTAGAACTCTCTACTTACATTtactataataattctttatttatatagcgcacacagattacgcagcgctgcacagaacttgccagataagcccctgtccccatggggctcacaatctaatcaacctaccagtatgtttgggaggaaaccggaggaaaaccatgcaaacacatagagaacatacaaactctttgcagatgttgacctgtgtgGGACTCgaatccaggtccccagtgctgcagggcagaagtgctacccactcagccaccgtgctgcccgtaTTTTTTTACTCATTACAGAGTATTAATatcaaaggaaatctgccatcaaaatcaagtaagaTAAACCAgagacccttactcatagatccaggccctgtgactgtggtaatcttcttagatttgttatccatggcctcctcccttataaaaatcaacttttaaagttatactaatgagcttgaggggctccccCAGAAATTAGATTACAGCagaaagtgctcactgcacaagtgctgaggaagcagggggagggtgagacagtgataCAGTCTGTAAAGCCTGATCACACAGGGGCTAGTAGAGCCTTTCAGACTcctaattttaaaatgtttttagaaaggaggccatgaataacaggggctcatttactaagggtcacagatcgcactttcgtctgactgttGGCAgctttcggggattgcatggctcgGACAGGTATTTTGCAAGTGTCTGCGCCtggaattttggtgcacgcaatcgatttttggcgcagctgcactggcttacttgcgacacaatttagggggtgggccgtcggacgatccgtctGACTCAGACTGAGtgtggaatttaacattcaaattgtgtcgcaagaccaaacacttacatgcaccacgaaaaagattGTGAACTCTCTCGGTCCTGAGCAATTTGGCCACATATAAGCCAGTTTACAAGgggattgtacttaccctggtaacctTTCCCCTTCTGCCCAAAGGAACttcaggtcacatgacctgctggcAGGCGCTTTCAGAACTCCAGTGATGTTGTGCAGACTTCCTGTAGATCAGAGGGTCCTGCGCTCACTGATCCGCTGGAAGTCTGCAGGACAGCAGAAGTAACGAAGTCCTGAAGTGGGCAGGTGTGGCTTCTCGATTTTTGATATTGGGTTTAGTAGTTTGGAATTGCACTGTACTGCATATTTATAATGTGTTAATAGGGCTGTTTCTACTTTAATTTTCTCATGAACTAACTTTTTGTAAGGGCTAGTCCACAATtccattaggtcttcagttattgtgagccaaaaccaggtgagGCAACTACAGAGAGTTAAGGTATAATAGAAAGACTTGCAACTTTTTGTGTCGACAacttctggttttggctcacaattaaCCAGGAAAATCACAACTAAAGAAAATCACGGAACGGAAATATGAATTGGGCCAAATAGAATATGTGAAGGGCTCCAATACAAAGTATACAGTTGTCAGCCAAATGTTCTTTCATCCAGCATCTGTCTATCTAGACTACACATGCAGTATTGGCTTGGccataatagaaataataatggAAGCAAAGCAGAAGTTAGATCCCAGGACCCCACCAGTCCCCTGCTACAGTATAAGGTTTATCCAGGTGGGGCCATGTAGCAGTATCTTCCAGTCTGTCCACAGATCTTACTAGACGAAGTCAGACCGTCCTGGTCAGCCCCAGGTCTATGACCCGGATATGATAGAGCATCAGTCAAATATAGATACATATGCATGGGTATCAACCCAGATCACTATCAAAGTGTTTCATTACCATCATATAAATTACAATAAAGGGTTAAGGCACATAGTATGTATTGAGGATCTTACTGTGGGCAGTGGTTTGAGACTAACAATATACATGGGTAAGATTATTTCACTCTAGATACAAATAACAAATTTCGTAACTAAAAATGTCTACTACATTTGGCTTTATAGTCTGATAATATTGACTTGAAGT is drawn from Engystomops pustulosus chromosome 9, aEngPut4.maternal, whole genome shotgun sequence and contains these coding sequences:
- the LOC140076815 gene encoding protein EOLA1-like, translated to MQVGCLSFRQPYAGLLLNGVKTVETRWRPLLADYRNSTLAVHIAVRDWEQQDWRDIVQDRLGMSHVQVQQLLHEGEQFGRGVIAGLIDIGDTWQHTDDVPVEETIELENKALLMGLQGKYLTHVSNARWLLQPIPARGGKDVWQVTIPEEVIPC